The Ornithinibacillus sp. 4-3 region CTAAAACAGCATTCTTCGTTGGAGCTACCTCTATTGTAATTGCTTTGACATTCGGTTTTATCATTGGAGCAGTTGCAGGATACTTTGGAGGAATTATTGATGAGGTACTCATGCGAATTATTGATGCAATTTTAGCTATTCCTGGTATTTTATTTGCCATTATGCTTGTTGCTGTATTTAGTACAGGCATGCAGAACACGATTCTTGCACTCGGAATCATGGGAATCCCTACATTTGCCCGCGTGATTCGAAGTGGCTTTATTCAAGTAAAAGAATTCGATTTTGTGAAATCAAGTAAAGCAAAAGGAGCTGGATCTTTTCGAATTATTTTCAAGCATATTTTGCCAAATATTTTCTCAAGTATCATCGTTGCATCTACCTTATTCTTTTCTGGAGCAATTCTAGCAGAATCTGGATTGAGTTATTTAGGATTAGGTGTTCAGCCACCTGATTCCAGCTGGGGGAGAATGTTAAGCGAAGCACAGGTCTACATGACAAATGCTCCTTGGTATATCGGAATTACAGGAATCTTTATTGTATTATTGGTGCTTGGTTTTAATATGCTCGGTGATGGTTTACGGGACGTAAGCGAAAAGAAAAATTAGGTGGTGAAAGCATTGATTAAGAATAAACCTTTATTAGAAATCGATCAATTAAATGTTTCCATTAAAATCGGCAAAGAAACATATCCTGCATTAGAAGATATTTCATTTCATGTGTATGAAAATCAAGTAATCGGAATCGTCGGTGAATCCGGTAGCGGAAAAAGCTTAACCGCACAATCCATCCTAGGGATTTTACCAACTAATACGGTTGTATCAGGAAGTATTAAATTAGAAGGTGACGAACTGCTTCATAAAGATCAGAAATCCTGGCAAAGGCTTCGTAGTAATGAGATTTCATTGATCTTTCAGGAGCCGATGACAGCTTTGAACCCATTGATGAAGGTTGGTAAACAAATCAGTGAGGTGCTGAAAAAACATACAAAAGGATCTAAAAAAGAATATTACCAAAAAACAATAGCTATTATGAATGAGGTTGGGCTCAAACGCCCCGAACAAGTCTATCATTCCTACCCACATGAATTATCTGGGGGAATGCGTCAGCGTATCGTCATTGCCATTGCACTCGTTAATCAACCAAAAATCATTATTGCTGATGAACCAACAACCGCTTTAGACGTTACGATTCAAGCACAAATTATTAAATTATTAAAGGATATTATGAAAAAGCGGAATGGTGCTATGTTATTTATTTCTCATGACTGGGGTGTTATTTCACAGGTATGTGATTATGTTTTAGTCATGTATGCTGGAAAAATTGTTGAGCAAGGACCTATTGGCGATTTACTAGCTGCTCCTAAACACGCCTACACCAAAGGACTTCTCAAAGCCATTCCAGATTTTAATAAAAGAGGAGAAAAATTATACAGTATCCCTTTACGCGTACCTGCCTTAACAGAAAGACAAAAGGGAAATTGGCCATATGTAAAAGTAACAAAGGAAAATGCGCATGATGCTGCAGCATTTTTTCCAGAAGTTTATAAGGAGCATGCTTAAATGAAGGTCTTCTTTATCGTAGGGATTGACGGGAAATCTTTTAGTTTTTGGTGCTCAGGGCTAGACAATACTAGCTCTTGATAAGCATTAATTTGCGGATCTTTTTATACTTTCTTACTCTATCAAAAAGAATCAAAGGAGCTTATATCATGATAAAGCCGATTATTGAAGTGAAAAATATTAAGAAGTCTTATAAAGTGTCACAAAAGAAATTCAATCAAAAAACTTCTTATATTCATGCTGTAGATGATGTTAGTTTTCATGTTTTACCTGGAGAATCCTTCGGTATTGTAGGAGAAAGCGGCTCTGGAAAATCTACTATTGCCCATTTAATTATGGGCATGAATAAATTAACAGATGGGCAAATTTATTTTAAAGGAAAAGACATTACACAACTTTCTCATGCTGAACAAAAAACACTCTATCGTCATCTACAAATTGTCTTTCAAGACCCGTATAGTTCGTTAAATCCAAGAAAAACAATTGAATGGACCTTAATGGAACCATTGATTATTCACAGTTTAGGTACAAAAGCTTCTAGAAAACAAAAAGTAATTGAGGTTTTAGAAGAAGTTGGCTTAGATGCATCTTATTTGCAAAAAATGCCTCATGAGCTAAGTGGTGGGCAGAGACAAAGAATTGCCATTGCCAGTGCTTTAATCTTAAATCCTGAAGTTATTATTATTGATGAAGGTGTATCCGCATTAGATGTATCTATTCAAGCATCCATTTTAAATTTATTAAATGAGCTAAAAGAAAAGCATAACTTGACCTATCTATTTATCTCCCATGATTTAAACGTCATTCAGTATTTTTGTGATCGAATTGCTGTTGTTTATTTAGGAGAATTAGTCGAACAATTTCGTACCGAAGAATACCATAAAATCGAACATGCAGATTATACACAGAAATTATTTAATGCTATTCCTAGCGTAGCATTCGCCACAGAACAAACTAATTCACTAAGAAAGGAGATGACGATTTAATGAAAATAGGTGTCATTTCCGATTTACATATCGATGCCAATTCGGACGAGCAAATAAGCATTGAAAACTTTGAAGAGATTCTAGCAAATGAGATCAATGAGCAAGAAATCGAGTTATTATTAATAGCTGGCGATGTATCCAATCAAGCTACCCTATCACATCAATTTATCGAAAATATAAAGCAAAAAACGAATAAACCTGTTTTATTTGTTCCAGGTAATCATGACTATTGGAGCAAAGGACAGGAAGAGAAAAATACAAATGAAACATTAGCATACTTTAAAGCACAGGAAGAATCTATTATCGAAAAACCTTTTGTTATTAATGACGAATGGGCTATTGTTGGTCATAGCGCTTGGTATGATTATACTTTTGCTGATAGGCGTTTCAGTGTAGAGGAATTATCTACAGGAAGTTATAATGGACGAGTATGGCAGGATAAGTTAAATACAGACTGGAAAATAGATGATCGTTCCTTATCAAAACAATTTGCTGAAACAGTTCATAAGGATTTAGAGCAAATGAAAGATAAAAATATTATCTTCATGACACATATGGTAACCTATAGAAATTTTGGGGTTAAGCTACCTAATCCTGTATTTGATTTCTTCAATGCTTTTATCGGTACATCTGACTTTAATCAAATGCTACAGACATATAATATCAAATATAATATTATGGGACATGTTCATTATCGAAAACGAGAAGTGGAAAATGGAATTACTCATATTTGTGCTTGCTTGGGTAACCAAAAAGAATGGCATACCCCTGATCTAGCCACAGAAATTAAGCATACACTTCAAATCATTCAAATTAAATAAACAAGCGAGCTCCGCTGCTATTAGGGAGCTCACTTGTCTTATTCAAAGAAATTTATCTATCTATACTAATATTCCATGTGATGAATCCGTCTAGGAATTGGAAGTTTTTCACATTACTTCCTGTTGCCACTAGACGATTATAATCACCTAATTTAATAAATGGAATATTATCAGCATTCCATTGCTGGATTGCTGCATAAGCATCTTTTGTATCTGCTAATGAAGGTTGATGACGGAAATCATCCACTAGCTGATCAAACTCTTCACTATCTAACCAACCTGATTGAGGTCCTTTTGTTAGGAATAAATAAGATGTTGGCTCTGGTTGAGGCCCAAGACCCATGATATTAATGTCATAGTTATTTTCATCTTCTCTTTTCTCAAGAAGTGTTGGCCAATCATATACTTCAAGATTTACTTTAAGTCCAATTTGTTCTAAACGCTCTTGGACTACAACAGAAGCATTGTACTGCTCTTCATAATCACGTGTTGTAATGATTGTGATCTCTTCTCCCTCATACCCAGCATCTGCTAAAATTTGCTTCGCCTTTTCCGGATCATTTAGGTTATAACGATCTTTACGTACATCACTATAGAACAAACCTTCTAAATGCGGCATTACTAAGTTGTGGTTTAGTGTATAATATTCTTCATTTGAAAATCCAGATTGAAGAACTTCTTCCATACTTAATGCTGTTTCTACTGCTTCACGAGCCTTCACATCTGTAAAAAGACCCGCTTTCTTGTTCATTAATAATACTAATGTTCCACCCGGAACAACATGTGTTTCCACATTATCAGCCTGATCTAATTGTGGTGCACTATCATAAGGAACACTATGAATCATGTCATACTCCCCAGACATAATTCCTGCAATACGTGTAGAAGAATCTGATACGAAATGGAAGTATACATCATCTACCAATGCTTCCTTCTTCCCTGCTAATCCATCTGCTTCTTCTGTACGTGATTGATAATCATCAAATTTTGTTAAATGAAGATAAGAATCTGCCTTCCACTCATTAAATTGGAAAGGTCCTGTACCAATATATTCTGTAACACCAGTTTCTGTAGCACTATCGATAACTTCCTTAGGCATAATTGCTGGATAAGAACCTACTGTACCAGTTAATGCACTTAACGTTGTTGATAGTGGTTGTGGTAAAGTGATAATTACTGTATAATCTCCATCTGCTTCAAATACCGCATCTCCAAATTGCTCTATACCACGAGATGATTTTTCTGCCCATCTTTCCATTGAGGCAATAACATCTTCTGCTAACATTTCTTCTCCGTTATGAAATTTAACTCCTTCACGAAGTTTAAATGTAATTACTTTCCCATCATCACTTAGATCATATGAATCCGCTAGCATTGGTTGGAACTCATAGTTGGAATCTACTGCAATAAGCGTCTCATAAACACCTTTCATCATATCCGATGTAGCAACTGCTGTTGTCATATGCGGATCTAATGTTGGTGGTTGAGCAGCATAAGCAATATTCATTTCTCCACCTGCTTGTACTTCCGTTGCTTGGTCATCGTTGGTATTACCATCCTTATCGGAGTTTTTATCACTACATCCTACTAAAACAATTAAAAACATCAATAGTAATAATGCATTTTTTGCCATACGTTTACTCATGTTGAATTCCTCCTGTAAATTGTTTAGTTTAAACTCCTTCTACATGAAATACTTTTCAAAGCAAGTGTGGGCATCACCCCTTAACAAAAATAAGAAGCTTGGATCCATATTGCTAAACAAATTGAACGAAAAGCGCAAAGCGCCCTTACAGGCTAAGAACGCGACGTCCTGTCGCAACGCCTGCACTAGCATATCCTGTGCGTCGTAAAAACGTAGAGATTGAAGTGGCACAACCGAGATAAAGGAAACATGCCCATTTAGGGGTATCCGACGTTAGGCTTTAGCCTGGTTTTAGTCGGGCTTCCTTATAAAACAGAACCGATGTTGACTTATTGTAGGGCGTGACGCGAAATCTCTTAGTTTTTGGCGCTCGGAGCTAGACATGACTAGTTTTGGACAAGAATTAATTTGTGCAACTTTTATATACTTTCTTACTCCCTGAGAAAAGTTTGGGACAAAATATCATATAAATTTGTCCCAGACTCCATTACATATAAGCTTTTAACATTTATTTTGTCGGTAAATAAGCTTGAAGCCAATCAACCATTGCTGATAAACGTGCTAATTTCTTATCTGGTATACCATTCTGTAAGACCACATGACTGCTTTCAGGAATACGAACAAAGCGTGCGTCTTTATTTTGACGTTTAATAAATGAATAGAATTGTTCCCCTTGCTCCATTGGAACTCGTAAATCATCTTCTGAATGAACGATTAAAATAGGTGTATTTACTTTATCTACATATTTCAATGGAGAAGCATCCCATAATTCATCCATGCTTGTCTTACCTGCAAATTCAACTTCAACAAATCCTGGTGCAATATCGCTTGTCCCATTCATCGATACCCAGTTACAAATTCCACCTTCTGAAATAGCTACTTGGAAACGGTCTGTATGAGTAACAATCCAGTTCGTCATATAACCACCATAGCTTAATCCAGTCACCGCTACACGTGTTTCATCTAAGAAATCATACTTCGCTATCGCTGCATCTACTCCATTAATGATATCTTCCATATCTGTTGTTCCATAATTTCCAATAACTGCTTTTGTAAACTCTGCACCATAGCCTGAGCTTCCACGAGGATTCACATAAATTACAGCATATCCAGCCGCACTATATAGCTGCATTTGATGGAAGTAAGTAAAGCCATGTGTAGAATGTGGTCCACCATGAATATCAAGAACTACTGGATATTTCTTACCTTCTTCAAAGTTTGCCGGTTTAATCATAAATCCATGAATCTTCCAGCCTGTTGCAGACTCATACGTATATGTTTCAGGCTCTACTACTTCTATTTCTGACATAAACTCCGCATTACGATCATCAACATATGTTTCTCCTGTTGGGAAGTAATCTAGATTTTCTACTAAATCTTCTGTAAAGGCACGTTGCTTACGTACAATCCCTTGCGCTTTATCAATCTGTACATAGCTAATTCTACCGATTGTGCTTGGTGCAAGATAACTAAATACAATCTTGTCTTTTCCATCATAATCAAAGCTACCAACCACTCGTCCGCCACCAATCACTGTGATTGCTTCCTCTGTTTTATCAACAGTATAACGAACAATTTCATTTGTGCCTTGATGACCAGATAAAACGTAAATATGCTTACTTTCAGCACACCACGCTGGCTTCCATCCTGCTTTATGGTGGCGAGAATCTGTATAAAGCATGTCAGCCAATGTTCCTGGATGTCCATCAGCTAAATTAACTGCTTCCCCACCCTCAGCTGGAATTACGTATAATTCTTGATGTTCTTTTCCTACAATAAAAGCAATTGTTTTTCCATCTGGGGAATAAGATGGGCTAGCTGTTTTCGCTGCATCAAAAATTCTCTCCGCTTTACCACCAGTAGTAGCTACTTTATACAGGCTACCATTAAATAATGGATTATCATCTTCAAAATCAATTGTTGTAAACACAATAGATTTTTCATCAGGTGAAACGGTGTATTCTTCAATATTTACTGAGCCATCTGTTACTACTTTATAATCTGCTGACTCTACGTCAACTGTAATAATTTGCTTTTTCGTACCATTATTAAAACCAACACCATCAAATTTGTAATAAAGCGTATCGTATGTACGATGGCTTGGATTTTTCGTTAATTCGTCTGCAGATGTTGCGTCATTCCATAATCTTACTTCCTCTTGAATCGGTAGTAATGCATATAAAGTTTTTCCACCTGCACCATATGTTAATGAGCTTGGGTTAAAATGAAAATGGGTTAATTGACGGGATGTACCATCTTCACAAGAATATACCCACACTTGAGTACCTTCCTTTTGATTAGATATAAAAGCTATTTCTTTTCCATCAGGAGACCAAACTGGATTTACATTCCATGTGCCTTCAGCTGCAATAACTTGTTTGTTGTCTCCATTAACATCTGCTAACCATAATTCTGCTTTATTATCGTTTTCTTTTTCGCGCGGATAAGTAACTTCATATACTACTTTCTCACCATTCGGGGAAAGCTTCGGATTGTCGGGCCATTGAAAACGAAATAGGTCTTTCTGTGTTACAGTTCTCATTATAAAATCTCCTTTTATTTATATTTATTTTTATAGAAAGGGAATTCTATTTTTTAAAAACCCTTTCTTATTAAACTAGCAAAATGAAAGCGCTAAACTTTTTTGGTAAATCTAAAGAGAAGATTATTAAATGCTTCTCCTTAGATTGATTATAATAATAATTTTTCCTACAAAAAGAAAGGTAAAAATGCCTCACCGATTTACTGCCCATACCAAGCGAATCACGACGAAATTTTTACCTTTCTTGCTTTATTATTGATTATTATTGTTCTTTAGATATGTTCCATGTAATGAAACCATCTAAGAAGTGAACGTTCTTAACTAATTTCTGCGATACATTCACTCGGTTGTAATCGGCTACTTTGATAAATGCAATATCTTCTTCTAGCCATTTCATCATTTCGTCATAGATGTCTTTTGTATCTTCTAATGTTGGTTGATTTCTAAATTCTGCTACTAAGTCATGGAATTCATCGTCATCCATCCAACCAGAATGTGGACCTTTTCCTACAAATAAGTAAGACGTTGGTTCAGGCTGTGGACCGAATCCTACGATATTAATATCGAATCCATTTTCATCCTCTTTTTTCTCTAAGAATGTAGGCCAGTCTACTACGTCTAAACGAACAGATAAGCCAATTTGTTCTAGACGCTCTTGAACTACAATAGAAGCATTGTATACTTCTTCGTAATCACGTGTAGATAAGATAACTACTTCTTCTCCCTCTAGACCTGCTTCTTCAATGATTTGTTTCCCTTTTTCTACATCATTTTGGTTATGTGTTTCTTTACCAAATTCACTATAGAACTGCCCTTCTAAATGCGGCATCACAAGGTTATGATTAATCGTATAATATTTTTCATCTCCAAATGCCGCTTGCATCATTTCATCTAAACTTAGTGCAGCCCGTACAGCTTCTCTTGCTCTAATATCAGAAAAAACGCCTTTTTTCTGATTAAATGTTAATACTTGTGTACTACCTGGAACAATATGAATATCAATATTATCAGCCGCTTCTAGTTGCGGTACGTTATCATAAGCAATGGCATGTGCCATATCGTACTCACCTGAAAGCATCCCTGCTAAACGGGTAGACGCATCTGTGACAAAGTAGAAATATACATCATCAACTAAAGCTTCTTTTTTACCAGCTAGTCCACTTGCCTCTTCATCACGTGCTTGATAATCATCATTTCTTGTTAATTGAATATGTGCATCTTGTCTCCATTCAACAAATTTGAATGGTCCTGTACCAATATGCTCATCTATTCCTGCATCTGGTGCATTTTCAATAATTTCTTTTGGCAAAATTACTGGTGCAGACCCTAAGTAGGAAGTCAATACACTCAATGCAGTGGATAATGGATTTGGTAATACCATTTCAACTGTATATTCATCGACTTCTTCAAATGTTGCTTCTGCAAACTGAGCTCGTCCATTTGTTGACAGCTCTTGCCAACGTTTCATTGATGCAACAACATCTTCTGCCTTCATTTCTTTCCCATTATGGAATGTAACACCTTGTCTTAAATTAAAAGTATATATCAGACCGTCTTCACTAATATCATAAGATTCTGCTAACATAGGCTGAAAATTTTGATCTTCATCAACTGTTACTAATGTTTCATATACACCACGCATAATGTCACTCGTTGCAACTGCTGTAGTCATATGTGGATCAATCGTTGCAGGCTGAGCGGAATATGCAATCTTTAATTCGCCACCTACTTGAACCTCTGAATCTGTATTCGAACCTTCTGCATCATTCTCTGTATCTTCATCTGTATCATTTGAACTACAGCCAACTACTACTATAAGTAATACAAATAATAACAACAGCTTTTTTCCCCACTGCATGTCCTATCCCCCTAAGTTGTTTAAGTTTTCAGATATTGAAACGTTAAATATTTTCCTAAATTATCATAGCAGATTTTCTCTAAAAGTGATAGTAATAATTAAGAATTTATTCATTTATAATATAGTATAAAAAATTGGGAGTTAGGGAAATTTTCAAAAATCTTATGTATAGATTTTCACAATAAAATCAGCGAGTTATGATGACCCGCTGATCGAATTATAATTCTATTTACTTATGTTTTACTTCCTGCGAAATATTTTCCATGCAAGTAATGATGCTGCCGCAGTCCCAATTACAATTGGTGTTTTCTTTACCTTGCCATCTGAATCTAACAAGGCATCTTTCACAATAAAATTTAAATTCTGCGGACGTTCTGCTAGTCTTCTCATGAAATAACCGTACCAATCTTTTCCAAATGGGACATATGTACAGAATTGATAGCCCTCTTTCACCAGCTTTTCTTGCAAATCCGTCCGGAAGCCATATAACATTTGAAATTCAAAACTATCTTTTGAGATATTATGTTCCTCAACAAATTGCTTCACTTCATTAATAATATGATGGTCATGTGTAGCAATTGATGTAAAAGCATCTCCTAATAAGCGTTTCTTAATTAGCTTAATATAATTTTTATCGATTTCTTCCTTCGTTTGAAATGCTACGGAAGGTGCTTCCTTATATGCACCCTTTACTAAGCGAAGCCTTAAATCCTTTAATCTTACTAAATCATCTTCTGTACGGAATAAATAGGCTTGCATAACAGTTCCAATATTACTATATTCTTCATGTAATTTAATTAAAATATCTATTGTTTGGTCATAGTGCGCATAATCTTCCATATCAATATTTACAAAAATATTGTACCCTTTTGCAGTATCCATAATTTCACGCATATTGGATAAGCAAAACTCATCATCCACATCTAAACCTACTTGTGTCAACTTAATGGAAACATGACAATCTAAATTTTCTTCATTAATTTTATGAAGTACATTTATACAGTGGTTCTTTGCCTCTAATGCTTCCTGTCGATCAAAGACAAACTCTCCTAAATGATCAACTGTACAGCTCATTCCCTGTGCATTTAATCTTTTTACACTTTCAGCCATCGTTGGAATATCAATGCCTGCTACCACACGTGCAGCGCCTAATTTCAATCCCCATTTTTTTGCTGCACTATTCATCAGCTTGTTTTTAGATAAATAAATGAAAAAATCCTTTGAAATATTTGCCATGGTGGATACTCCTTCATTATAGTACATGTTCAATAGTCCAATAAAACATTCTCAAAACTGAATTACTTTGTATGAAGCTTCTCGAACATCATCTGGTATAGACTCTATTTTTATTTACTATACCATTATATCTTAGTAAGTGGTAATTTTCAGTCAACTTTATCCGTTAATCACCTGTAAATGTTTCGGGTACTTTGTTAATACCTCTGGACCAGATTTTGTTACAAGAACATCATCTTCAATCCTTACTCCACCAAAGCCTGGTATATAAATCCCTGGTTCAATCGTAAATGTCATACCAGCTTGAGCAAGTTCATTATTTTTGCCATGCATGGATGGATATTCATGCACCTCCAGCCCTAGCCCATGTCCAACTCGATGGATATAGTATTCACCATAACCTTTTCCAGCAATCACATTTCTAGAAGCCTCGTCTATATCCCCTAATCTGGTTCCTACTGTAGTAGCGTTAATTGCCGCTTCATTTGAATCTAATACTGTATGATAGACTTCCTTCTGCTTTTCATCTACTGATCCAAAAACAAATGTGCGTGTAATATCTGAATAATATCCATCCACTTCTACACCTAAATCAAATAAAACAAAATCCCCATCTTTCAGAGATACATCCCCCGCAGATCCATGAGGTAGGCTACTCTTTTCGCCAAATAATACTAGTGGAAAATTAGAAATCCCACGTATTCCCTCTTTACGTAATTGGTATGTAATATGAGCTGCTACTTCGACTTCGGTAACTCCTGCTTTTAATGCCTTTACACCAACCTCTATCGCATAATCTGCTAATCTAGCCGCTTCACGCATTTTTTCAATCTCTGCTTCATCCTTTATCAGACGCATTGCCGATAACCTTTCTCCCATGGATATAACAGGTGCTTCTGGATATAAATTCTTCAATTGATTCACTCTAGCATAAGAAATTTCTTCTTCCTCAACCGCAAATTTCTTTATTGAATCAATTCCTTTCGCAGCAATAGATGCACTAATAAGTTCCCATGGATTCTGGTCATCTGCCACTCCAATTATTTCATGTTCCCAGCCCGTTCTTGTTACTTGCTCTGCTTCTAGTTGCGGACAAACCATGATTGGATCATCATTTGGAAACACAAGTAAGCCCAGTAATCTCTCCATCGGATTACAAGCAAACCCAGATAAATAATACACATTAGGAACAGCATGTACAAAAGCAAAATCAATCTCCTGATCTTTTAACCAATTTGCTAGTTTATTTATTCTATCGCTCATTTTTAATCCTCCTGTTTTTGTAAACTTTATCATCAATCAAGAAAGGAAGAATTGTATCTAATATAATAAATTCAGATACAAAGTCTTCCTCTAATCTTTCATTAAAACGCTATACTAAAGTTCTTGAAAAATAAGTTAATATTATTTACAAATTAAAGATTCTAAATCACGTGGATAATAAGTCAGTAATTCATTTCCCTCTTCAGTAATTAATACGGTATCAGAATGTCGAAATCCTCCAATTCCTTGAACATAAATACCAGGCTCCACAGTAACTACCATTCCTGGTTCCATGATTGTATCATCTCCTAAATCAAAGAATGGTGCTTCATGACCTAATAATCCAATATTATGACCAGTATGATGTAGTGTTAAATCCGTAATTCCTTGTTCTTTAAAATATTGCTGTACTGCTTCTTCTACCGACGAATGTGGAGCACCCGGCTTAATAGCATTAAAAGCTACTTCCTGAGCTTCGTACATATAATTGAAATATTTTTCTTGTTCTTTAGAAACTTCTTCAACAAACATTACTCTTTCTAGCTCACTATGATAACCGAACACATCTGCCCCTGCACCAGTTACAAGTGTATATCCTTTTTGCATAACAATATTTTGGGTTACTGCGTGAGGAAATGCAGATTCTGGACCAACTTGCCCACGAAAGCCAGCACTTGCCGTACGACCATGCGGTTTATAATCTGGTCCAAGTGTCTCAATCATAGCCATTGTTGCTTCCATAGATGCACGACTAGTAATCTCAATTTCACTTAAACCAACTTTAGTATATTTCTGTAATAAGCGATGTGCTAGGTTTCCCCAACGACACGATTCTTTAATTAATTCAATTTCATTGGCTGATTTTATAAATCGCATCTCTTCTATCATCCCGAAAACAGATACAAATTCTTTAGCTTCAATTAACTTGTCTACTGAAGGTCCGCGATATCCCTGTGATGATCCATACCCAATCGAATCATAACCAATTGTTTTTCCTTCCACTCCATACTCTTTTAATAGATCTTTAAAATATTCCATTGGATGCTTGATTCCTGGATATTCTGGATAAGAATGTACATAGTCTATAACACTATACTCTTCCGCATGATCATGTTCTAATGCCGGAACAAAAAGATGGAATTTTTTCTCGGGATCAATAATTACTCCAATTGGTCTCTCTGTTGGGTGAAAATGGAATCCTGTTAAATAGAAAATATCCGTGATTCCAAAAAGTACAGCTGCATCACATTTTTTCTCTTCCAGCTTTTTTAAAAACTTCTGTTGACGTTCCTTCATTTCAGATTTAGGTATTGATAGTAACATTTTCTACTTCCTCCTTATTATTTGTATATAAATGACATTTTGCTGAATGACCGTTTTCAAACTCTATTGTTTGTGGCGCAACTTGCTTGCATATATCCATTGCAAAAGGACATCTTGTATGAAAAGTACAGCCTGATGGTGGATTTGCAGGGCTTGGTACATCTCCAGTCAATATCACCCTTTCTCTTTTTTCTTTAGGATGAGATATTGGGACTGCTGATAAAAGCGCCTGAGTATATGGATGTTTAGGGTTATCAAATAAATCTTCTGTTTCTGCAACTTCTACAATTTTCCCTAAGTACATTACTGCAACTCGATCTGTCATATGTTCAATAACACTTAGATCATGAGATATAAATAAATAAGTTAAACCAAACTCTTTCTGTAGATCGAGCATTAAATTAATTACTTGCGATTGAACAGACACATCCAATGCTGAAACTGGTTCATCAGCCACAATAAAATCTGGTTGTAATATCACTGCTCGTGCAATTCCTATACGTTGTCTCTGTCCACCAGAAAACTCATGAGGATAACGATCTAAATGATCTTTTGATAATCCCACAATTTCCATTATTTTAATCACTTCTGTTAAACGATCTTTTTCTTGAAATCTTTTGTGTACTCGAATAGGCTCCATCAAAATTTGTTTAATCGTTTTTTTAGGATTCAATGATGCATATGGATCCTGGAAAACCATTTGCATACTTTTACGAA contains the following coding sequences:
- a CDS encoding prolyl oligopeptidase family serine peptidase; translation: MRTVTQKDLFRFQWPDNPKLSPNGEKVVYEVTYPREKENDNKAELWLADVNGDNKQVIAAEGTWNVNPVWSPDGKEIAFISNQKEGTQVWVYSCEDGTSRQLTHFHFNPSSLTYGAGGKTLYALLPIQEEVRLWNDATSADELTKNPSHRTYDTLYYKFDGVGFNNGTKKQIITVDVESADYKVVTDGSVNIEEYTVSPDEKSIVFTTIDFEDDNPLFNGSLYKVATTGGKAERIFDAAKTASPSYSPDGKTIAFIVGKEHQELYVIPAEGGEAVNLADGHPGTLADMLYTDSRHHKAGWKPAWCAESKHIYVLSGHQGTNEIVRYTVDKTEEAITVIGGGRVVGSFDYDGKDKIVFSYLAPSTIGRISYVQIDKAQGIVRKQRAFTEDLVENLDYFPTGETYVDDRNAEFMSEIEVVEPETYTYESATGWKIHGFMIKPANFEEGKKYPVVLDIHGGPHSTHGFTYFHQMQLYSAAGYAVIYVNPRGSSGYGAEFTKAVIGNYGTTDMEDIINGVDAAIAKYDFLDETRVAVTGLSYGGYMTNWIVTHTDRFQVAISEGGICNWVSMNGTSDIAPGFVEVEFAGKTSMDELWDASPLKYVDKVNTPILIVHSEDDLRVPMEQGEQFYSFIKRQNKDARFVRIPESSHVVLQNGIPDKKLARLSAMVDWLQAYLPTK
- a CDS encoding ABC transporter substrate-binding protein, which codes for MQWGKKLLLLFVLLIVVVGCSSNDTDEDTENDAEGSNTDSEVQVGGELKIAYSAQPATIDPHMTTAVATSDIMRGVYETLVTVDEDQNFQPMLAESYDISEDGLIYTFNLRQGVTFHNGKEMKAEDVVASMKRWQELSTNGRAQFAEATFEEVDEYTVEMVLPNPLSTALSVLTSYLGSAPVILPKEIIENAPDAGIDEHIGTGPFKFVEWRQDAHIQLTRNDDYQARDEEASGLAGKKEALVDDVYFYFVTDASTRLAGMLSGEYDMAHAIAYDNVPQLEAADNIDIHIVPGSTQVLTFNQKKGVFSDIRAREAVRAALSLDEMMQAAFGDEKYYTINHNLVMPHLEGQFYSEFGKETHNQNDVEKGKQIIEEAGLEGEEVVILSTRDYEEVYNASIVVQERLEQIGLSVRLDVVDWPTFLEKKEDENGFDINIVGFGPQPEPTSYLFVGKGPHSGWMDDDEFHDLVAEFRNQPTLEDTKDIYDEMMKWLEEDIAFIKVADYNRVNVSQKLVKNVHFLDGFITWNISKEQ
- a CDS encoding proline dehydrogenase family protein, giving the protein MANISKDFFIYLSKNKLMNSAAKKWGLKLGAARVVAGIDIPTMAESVKRLNAQGMSCTVDHLGEFVFDRQEALEAKNHCINVLHKINEENLDCHVSIKLTQVGLDVDDEFCLSNMREIMDTAKGYNIFVNIDMEDYAHYDQTIDILIKLHEEYSNIGTVMQAYLFRTEDDLVRLKDLRLRLVKGAYKEAPSVAFQTKEEIDKNYIKLIKKRLLGDAFTSIATHDHHIINEVKQFVEEHNISKDSFEFQMLYGFRTDLQEKLVKEGYQFCTYVPFGKDWYGYFMRRLAERPQNLNFIVKDALLDSDGKVKKTPIVIGTAAASLLAWKIFRRK
- a CDS encoding M24 family metallopeptidase yields the protein MSDRINKLANWLKDQEIDFAFVHAVPNVYYLSGFACNPMERLLGLLVFPNDDPIMVCPQLEAEQVTRTGWEHEIIGVADDQNPWELISASIAAKGIDSIKKFAVEEEEISYARVNQLKNLYPEAPVISMGERLSAMRLIKDEAEIEKMREAARLADYAIEVGVKALKAGVTEVEVAAHITYQLRKEGIRGISNFPLVLFGEKSSLPHGSAGDVSLKDGDFVLFDLGVEVDGYYSDITRTFVFGSVDEKQKEVYHTVLDSNEAAINATTVGTRLGDIDEASRNVIAGKGYGEYYIHRVGHGLGLEVHEYPSMHGKNNELAQAGMTFTIEPGIYIPGFGGVRIEDDVLVTKSGPEVLTKYPKHLQVING